In Microbacterium maritypicum, the following are encoded in one genomic region:
- a CDS encoding tetratricopeptide repeat protein, with product MSEISPTALRGAVDLSTLRNRPAAPPEGAPAPGVVDVVVDATDETFGQILELSRTVPVVVDLWAEWCGPCKQLSPIIEKVTRELGGRVLLAKVDVDANPQLAQSFRAQSIPMVVALIAGQPVPMFTGAVPEQQVRDVFAQLLQVAAQNGVTGSLAVDADAEAPSTPEEPELPPLHAEAFAAIEAGDYAAAIRAYEKALAENPRDEEAIAGLGQVRLLDRVQGLDLQAARAAAAEGPLDVQAQFDVADLDLAGGHVDDAFSRLLDLFAQLPSDQRTPVRERLIELFGLIGTGDPRVVAARNRLSSLLF from the coding sequence GTGAGTGAAATCTCTCCGACCGCGCTGCGTGGCGCGGTGGACCTGTCGACCCTCCGCAACCGACCGGCGGCTCCGCCCGAGGGGGCTCCAGCCCCCGGCGTGGTCGATGTCGTCGTCGATGCGACCGATGAGACATTCGGGCAGATCCTCGAACTCTCGCGCACGGTTCCCGTCGTCGTGGATCTGTGGGCCGAGTGGTGCGGGCCGTGCAAACAGCTGAGTCCGATCATCGAGAAGGTGACGCGTGAACTCGGCGGCCGCGTGCTGCTCGCCAAGGTCGACGTCGATGCGAACCCGCAGCTCGCGCAGAGCTTCCGCGCGCAGTCGATCCCGATGGTCGTCGCGTTGATCGCCGGTCAGCCCGTGCCGATGTTCACCGGAGCGGTGCCGGAGCAGCAGGTGCGCGATGTCTTCGCGCAGCTGCTGCAGGTGGCAGCGCAGAACGGTGTCACCGGATCGCTTGCGGTCGACGCCGATGCCGAGGCGCCGTCGACGCCGGAGGAGCCGGAGCTTCCCCCCCTGCACGCCGAGGCGTTCGCCGCGATCGAGGCGGGCGACTACGCCGCAGCGATCCGCGCCTACGAGAAGGCCCTCGCCGAGAACCCTCGTGATGAGGAGGCGATCGCTGGTCTCGGCCAGGTGCGTCTGCTCGACCGCGTGCAGGGGCTCGACCTGCAGGCAGCGCGTGCGGCGGCTGCCGAGGGACCGCTCGACGTCCAGGCGCAGTTCGACGTGGCAGACCTCGATCTGGCCGGCGGTCACGTCGACGACGCTTTCTCGCGACTGCTCGACCTGTTCGCCCAGCTGCCGTCCGATCAGCGCACCCCGGTGCGGGAGCGGCTGATCGAGCTGTTCGGCCTCATCGGGACGGGCGACCCGCGAGTGGTAGCCGCCCGGAACCGGCTTTCTTCGCTGTTGTTCTAG
- a CDS encoding AI-2E family transporter has product MKIHNPFRTALVATLGVGLGILLINSVETLSSVLLYVGTALFLSLGLDPLVSFLERRRLPRWLAVLVTILAVLAIFSGIVLIILPVLVDQISQLIAQITAIVSRGNMIPDLKEWMQDTFPNLQVDVVFTYVTDWLTTNLAEIGGSIGQGVLVASGAVVSGLFGAFIILILTIYLTASTPSLKRAVYQLAPSSKRDRFIDLSEQITDSVGYYVMGQVTQGVINGVLSAIYLSIIDAPFPAVLAIIAFFFSLIPLVGTLTGSTIIVLVCLIPGLGSPGIAIAAAIYYLVYMQIEAYVISPRIMSRAVAVPGAVVVVAALAGGSLLGLLGALIAIPVAASILIIYRQVLIPRMNEL; this is encoded by the coding sequence ATGAAGATCCACAATCCGTTCCGCACCGCCCTCGTGGCGACGCTCGGCGTGGGACTGGGGATCCTCCTGATCAACAGCGTGGAGACACTTTCGAGCGTCCTGCTCTACGTCGGCACAGCGCTCTTCCTCAGCCTGGGCCTCGATCCGCTCGTCTCCTTCCTGGAACGTCGTAGGCTCCCCCGCTGGCTCGCCGTGCTGGTGACGATCCTCGCGGTCCTCGCGATCTTCAGCGGGATCGTGCTGATCATCCTCCCCGTACTCGTGGATCAGATCTCCCAGCTGATCGCGCAGATCACGGCCATCGTTTCGCGAGGGAACATGATCCCCGATCTCAAGGAGTGGATGCAGGACACCTTCCCGAATCTGCAGGTCGATGTCGTCTTCACGTACGTCACCGACTGGCTGACGACGAACCTCGCCGAGATCGGCGGATCCATCGGTCAGGGCGTCCTCGTCGCCAGCGGCGCCGTCGTCAGCGGACTGTTCGGCGCGTTCATCATCCTCATCCTGACGATCTACCTCACCGCCTCGACGCCATCGCTCAAGCGCGCCGTGTACCAGCTCGCCCCGTCGTCGAAGCGCGACCGCTTCATCGACCTGTCGGAGCAGATCACCGACTCCGTGGGGTACTACGTCATGGGGCAGGTGACACAGGGCGTGATCAACGGCGTCCTCAGCGCGATCTACCTCTCGATCATCGATGCGCCGTTCCCGGCGGTCCTCGCGATCATCGCCTTCTTCTTCTCACTGATCCCGCTCGTCGGGACCCTGACCGGCTCCACGATCATCGTCCTCGTGTGCCTCATCCCGGGTCTCGGGTCTCCAGGGATCGCGATCGCCGCGGCGATCTACTACCTCGTCTACATGCAGATCGAGGCGTACGTGATCTCTCCGCGCATCATGAGCCGCGCGGTCGCCGTCCCCGGAGCAGTCGTCGTCGTGGCGGCGCTCGCGGGCGGTAGCCTGCTCGGCCTGCTGGGGGCACTCATCGCGATCCCCGTTGCTGCGAGCATCCTGATCATCTACCGGCAGGTTCTCATCCCGCGGATGAACGAACTCTGA
- a CDS encoding DivIVA domain-containing protein → MNEDQVAERAADASPAFALTSGRERGYHRAAVDTFLASARRAFETGTDDLGADDVRAASFPLVKGGYVVADVDAALGRVEDAFAARERERVVRAQGAEVWVEQARADAQTILDHLARPRRRRFARTGVLTFGYRVDEVDHVSTRIVRYLRDGDPLSAEQLRSAAFRMQRGGYREEQVDALLDATIDVILAVR, encoded by the coding sequence ATGAACGAAGACCAGGTCGCCGAGCGAGCTGCCGATGCCTCGCCGGCGTTCGCGCTGACGTCCGGGCGCGAGCGTGGATACCACCGTGCCGCTGTCGACACCTTTCTCGCGTCTGCGCGACGAGCGTTCGAGACCGGTACCGACGACCTGGGCGCCGACGATGTGCGCGCGGCATCCTTTCCGCTCGTCAAGGGCGGCTACGTGGTGGCCGACGTCGATGCGGCTCTCGGTCGCGTGGAAGACGCTTTCGCCGCGCGCGAGCGGGAGCGTGTGGTGCGAGCGCAGGGCGCCGAGGTCTGGGTCGAACAGGCGAGAGCAGACGCGCAGACGATCCTGGATCACCTGGCCCGGCCTCGCCGCCGACGCTTCGCCCGCACCGGTGTCCTCACGTTCGGCTATCGCGTCGACGAGGTCGATCATGTCTCGACAAGAATCGTCCGCTACCTCCGCGACGGAGACCCGCTCTCCGCCGAGCAGCTGCGTTCTGCCGCGTTTCGCATGCAGCGTGGCGGCTACCGTGAAGAGCAGGTCGACGCACTCCTCGACGCCACGATCGACGTGATTCTCGCCGTTCGCTGA
- a CDS encoding transglycosylase SLT domain-containing protein, with translation MNSRNDMNPERRDLSLVPAATVRSARTGTRRWSRRRGVVSVFSALAVVGFAGALVAPTGVALAEPVQSDAPDSAYSLALADTQNLTVTVSGAAITPVERGTFEVYVKPKPKPKPKPAATAATGSQGGSSGGTLPPYSGGGAPADWMAAAGIAQSDWQYVDYIVSRESGWNPNATNSSSGACGLVQALPCSKVPGNGYDPVDNLRWATGYATGRYGSWAGAYSFWTNNHWW, from the coding sequence GTGAACTCCCGAAACGACATGAACCCCGAACGACGCGACCTTTCGCTGGTGCCCGCAGCGACGGTCAGATCCGCGCGCACGGGCACTCGCCGATGGTCTCGCCGTCGCGGTGTCGTGAGCGTGTTCAGCGCTCTCGCTGTGGTCGGATTCGCGGGAGCACTCGTGGCACCGACCGGCGTCGCGTTGGCGGAGCCCGTGCAGTCCGATGCTCCGGACTCGGCCTATTCGCTCGCTCTCGCCGACACGCAGAATCTCACGGTCACGGTCAGCGGTGCAGCGATCACGCCGGTCGAACGCGGCACGTTCGAGGTGTACGTGAAGCCGAAACCGAAGCCCAAGCCCAAGCCGGCAGCGACTGCCGCAACAGGTTCGCAGGGCGGGTCCTCCGGTGGCACCCTGCCTCCTTACTCGGGAGGTGGAGCGCCCGCCGACTGGATGGCCGCCGCCGGCATCGCGCAGAGCGATTGGCAGTACGTCGACTACATCGTGTCTCGCGAGAGCGGTTGGAACCCGAACGCCACGAACTCGTCTTCGGGTGCGTGCGGGCTGGTCCAGGCGCTTCCGTGCAGCAAGGTTCCCGGCAACGGCTACGATCCCGTGGACAACCTGCGTTGGGCCACCGGCTACGCCACGGGGCGGTACGGCAGCTGGGCCGGGGCGTACAGCTTCTGGACCAACAACCACTGGTGGTGA
- the frr gene encoding ribosome recycling factor, translated as MIADVLAETTTRMNRAVEAAKEDFSTVRTGRANPQMFQKVLVDYYGTPTPIAQLASLANQEARTLIITPYDKSALKAIEQAIRDMPNLGVNPTNDGNLVRVTMPELTAERRKEYVKLVKTKAEDAKVHVRGIRRKAKDELDALKSELGEDEIARGEKELDGLTRQHVDLIDDALKRKEAELLEV; from the coding sequence GTGATCGCGGACGTCCTCGCTGAAACCACCACTCGTATGAACCGGGCGGTCGAAGCTGCCAAGGAGGACTTCTCCACGGTGCGCACCGGTCGTGCGAACCCGCAGATGTTCCAGAAGGTCCTCGTGGACTACTACGGCACGCCGACCCCGATCGCCCAGCTCGCATCGCTGGCGAACCAGGAAGCCCGAACGCTCATCATCACGCCGTACGATAAGTCGGCGCTGAAGGCGATCGAGCAGGCGATCCGCGACATGCCGAACCTCGGAGTCAACCCCACGAACGACGGCAACCTCGTGCGCGTGACGATGCCCGAGCTCACGGCTGAGCGTCGCAAGGAGTACGTCAAGCTCGTCAAGACCAAGGCTGAAGACGCGAAGGTCCATGTCCGTGGCATCCGTCGCAAGGCGAAGGACGAGCTCGACGCGCTCAAGAGCGAGCTCGGTGAGGATGAGATCGCTCGGGGCGAGAAGGAGCTGGACGGCCTGACGCGCCAGCACGTCGACCTCATCGACGACGCGCTGAAGCGCAAAGAGGCCGAACTCCTCGAGGTGTAG
- a CDS encoding alpha/beta hydrolase, with protein sequence MEIRGPLELPAQREDVELTTADGLTLVGELAIPQDAPPVATLVTLHPLPTAGGFMDSHIIRKAAARLPALADLAVLRFNTRGTTSPRGTSDGAFDGGAAEQFDVAAAMNFVHARALPRPWLLGWSFGTELALKYGRDHDIAGVILLSPPLHRATESEVAAWADSEVPLVVLVPELDDYLRPDEARERFASIPHAQLIAVEGGKHLWVGETQTRRVLTEIVAAVNPSALPLATQWPPTD encoded by the coding sequence ATGGAGATTCGAGGGCCGCTGGAGCTCCCCGCGCAGCGCGAGGATGTCGAGCTGACCACCGCGGACGGTCTCACACTGGTCGGCGAACTGGCCATCCCGCAGGATGCTCCGCCCGTGGCGACGCTCGTGACGCTTCATCCCCTGCCGACAGCGGGCGGATTCATGGACTCCCACATCATCCGCAAAGCCGCAGCGAGGCTTCCTGCGCTGGCTGACCTGGCAGTCCTGAGGTTCAACACGCGGGGGACCACGTCGCCGCGCGGCACGAGCGACGGTGCGTTCGACGGGGGCGCGGCGGAGCAGTTCGATGTGGCGGCGGCAATGAACTTCGTCCACGCACGGGCGCTTCCGCGTCCATGGCTCCTCGGGTGGTCTTTCGGCACCGAACTGGCGCTCAAGTACGGGCGCGACCACGACATCGCCGGCGTGATCCTCTTGTCTCCGCCGTTGCATCGCGCCACGGAATCGGAGGTCGCGGCCTGGGCCGACAGCGAAGTCCCGCTCGTCGTGTTGGTGCCGGAGCTGGACGACTACCTGCGCCCGGATGAGGCTCGCGAACGCTTCGCCTCGATTCCGCATGCCCAGTTGATCGCGGTCGAGGGCGGTAAGCACCTGTGGGTCGGCGAGACCCAGACGCGGCGCGTGCTCACGGAGATCGTGGCGGCAGTGAACCCGTCGGCTCTTCCCCTGGCCACTCAGTGGCCGCCGACGGACTGA
- the glgB gene encoding 1,4-alpha-glucan branching protein GlgB, with product MSYTEDVAASTEWEAVSSATHHDPHAILGAHPHKDAADRTVTVIRVRRPLAAGVSAVFGDGSRLELSHVAHGIWEAQHVGPPLPYRLATRYADHEETLSGDPYRHRPTLGDLDLHLIAEGRHERLWEALGAHPRTLDGEQGVAFAVWAPNASAVRVVGDHNDWNGDAHAMRSMGVSGVWELFIPDLPVCTRYKYQIRTRDGAWILKADPMALAAEVPPNTASVVTASSYEWADGAWMTRRAATHAVAQPLSVYEIHVGSWREGLGYRDIAEPLIQHVTDTGFTHVEFMPLAEHPFGGSWGYQVSGYYAPTSRFGTPDDLRYLIDRLHQAGIGVIMDWVPGHFPKDAFALARFDGQPLYEHPDPRRGEHQDWGTLIFDYGRPEVRGFLVANALYWFREFHVDGLRVDAVASMLYLDYSREAGEWEPNIHGGRENLEAIRFLQEVNATAYRLHPGIMMIAEESTSFPGVTAPTDHAGLGFGFKWNMGWMNDSLQYISRDPMYRAHHEGEMTFSFVYAFGENYLLPISHDEVVHGKGSLMAKMPGDHWHKLANVRAYLAYMWGHPGKKLLFMGQEFGQLAEWSEGRELDWWLLDQPSHAQLQGFVGAMNRAYRSQSPLWARDNDGSSFQRLGAPSWDPTVIAFERRDAHGGRLVVVSNFAGVERAGYRLALPQDGVWQEVLNTDAADYGGRGSGNLGMVFATGEDGSAPTATMTLPALSTLWLRHQSDPHVPTVSHG from the coding sequence ATGAGCTACACAGAAGATGTCGCCGCATCCACCGAGTGGGAGGCCGTCTCCTCGGCCACGCACCACGATCCGCACGCCATCCTCGGCGCGCACCCCCACAAAGACGCCGCAGACCGCACGGTCACCGTGATCCGCGTCCGACGCCCGCTGGCCGCCGGCGTGTCCGCGGTGTTCGGCGACGGCAGCCGGCTCGAGCTCTCCCACGTGGCGCATGGCATCTGGGAGGCGCAGCACGTCGGTCCCCCGCTCCCATACCGGCTCGCCACGCGGTACGCGGATCACGAGGAGACGCTCTCCGGGGATCCGTATCGACACCGTCCGACTCTCGGAGACCTCGACCTCCATCTGATCGCCGAGGGACGGCACGAACGCCTCTGGGAGGCGCTGGGTGCCCACCCCCGGACGCTGGACGGCGAGCAGGGCGTCGCGTTCGCCGTCTGGGCGCCCAACGCCTCGGCAGTGCGCGTCGTCGGCGATCACAACGACTGGAACGGCGATGCGCACGCGATGCGCTCGATGGGCGTGAGCGGAGTCTGGGAGCTCTTCATCCCCGATCTCCCCGTTTGCACGCGGTACAAGTATCAGATCCGCACCCGCGACGGAGCCTGGATACTGAAAGCCGACCCGATGGCGCTCGCGGCCGAGGTACCGCCGAACACAGCATCCGTCGTGACCGCGTCGTCCTACGAGTGGGCGGACGGCGCGTGGATGACCCGGCGTGCCGCGACCCACGCCGTCGCGCAGCCGCTGTCGGTCTACGAGATCCACGTCGGCTCCTGGCGTGAGGGCCTCGGGTACCGGGACATCGCCGAGCCGCTGATCCAGCACGTGACGGATACAGGATTCACGCACGTCGAGTTCATGCCGTTGGCGGAGCACCCCTTCGGGGGCTCCTGGGGCTACCAGGTCAGCGGCTATTACGCGCCCACGAGCCGTTTCGGCACCCCGGACGACCTGAGATACCTGATCGATCGGCTGCACCAGGCCGGCATCGGCGTGATCATGGACTGGGTTCCCGGGCACTTCCCGAAAGACGCCTTCGCCCTCGCGCGCTTCGACGGCCAGCCCCTGTACGAACACCCCGATCCTCGCCGCGGCGAGCACCAGGACTGGGGCACGCTCATCTTCGACTACGGCCGACCGGAGGTGCGCGGCTTCCTCGTAGCCAACGCGCTGTACTGGTTCAGGGAGTTCCACGTCGACGGGCTGCGGGTCGATGCCGTCGCCTCGATGCTCTACCTCGACTACTCCCGCGAAGCCGGCGAATGGGAACCGAACATCCACGGTGGCCGGGAGAATCTCGAGGCGATCCGGTTCCTGCAGGAGGTGAACGCCACGGCCTACCGACTGCACCCGGGGATCATGATGATCGCCGAGGAGTCGACCAGCTTCCCGGGCGTCACCGCACCCACCGACCACGCCGGCCTGGGGTTCGGGTTCAAATGGAACATGGGCTGGATGAACGACTCTCTCCAGTACATCTCGCGCGACCCCATGTACCGCGCGCATCACGAAGGCGAGATGACCTTCTCCTTCGTGTATGCATTCGGGGAGAACTACCTGCTGCCGATCAGCCACGACGAAGTCGTGCACGGAAAGGGCAGCCTGATGGCGAAGATGCCCGGTGACCACTGGCACAAGCTCGCGAACGTCCGCGCGTACCTCGCCTACATGTGGGGGCATCCCGGGAAGAAGCTCCTGTTCATGGGCCAGGAGTTCGGTCAGCTCGCCGAGTGGTCCGAAGGGCGTGAGCTGGATTGGTGGCTCCTCGACCAGCCGTCGCACGCGCAGCTGCAGGGCTTCGTCGGCGCGATGAACCGTGCGTACAGATCCCAGTCCCCGCTGTGGGCACGGGACAACGACGGATCATCGTTCCAGCGCCTCGGCGCACCCAGCTGGGACCCGACCGTGATCGCCTTCGAGCGGCGGGATGCCCACGGCGGACGTCTCGTCGTCGTGAGCAACTTCGCCGGGGTGGAGCGCGCGGGATATCGACTCGCACTCCCGCAGGACGGCGTCTGGCAGGAGGTTCTCAACACCGACGCCGCCGATTACGGCGGACGAGGGTCCGGAAACCTGGGCATGGTCTTCGCCACCGGTGAGGACGGAAGCGCCCCCACGGCGACGATGACCCTTCCTGCGCTGTCGACGCTGTGGCTGCGGCACCAGTCGGACCCACACGTGCCTACCGTGAGCCACGGATGA
- the pyrH gene encoding UMP kinase produces the protein MNERTGRRRVLLKLSGEAFGAGQLGVSPDVVSQIARDIAAAVDRVEVAIVVGGGNFFRGAELSQRGMDRGRADYMGMLGTVMNALALQDFLEQAGAATRVQSAISMTQVAEPYIPRRAERHLEKGRVVIFGAGAGLPYFSTDTVAAQRALEIGADEVLVAKNGVDAIYTADPNKHADAERIERVTYRDALQRGLKVVDSTAFSLCMDNSMDMRVFGMEPAGNVTRALLGEPIGTLVTA, from the coding sequence ATGAATGAACGCACCGGACGCCGACGCGTCCTTCTCAAGCTCTCCGGCGAGGCTTTCGGAGCGGGGCAGCTGGGTGTCAGCCCCGATGTGGTCTCGCAGATCGCCCGCGACATCGCCGCGGCCGTCGACCGGGTCGAGGTGGCGATCGTCGTCGGTGGAGGCAACTTCTTCCGCGGTGCCGAGCTCAGCCAGCGCGGCATGGACAGGGGGCGCGCCGACTACATGGGCATGCTGGGTACGGTCATGAACGCCCTCGCCCTCCAGGACTTCCTCGAGCAGGCCGGAGCCGCCACCCGCGTGCAGTCGGCCATCTCGATGACTCAGGTCGCCGAGCCGTACATCCCGCGTCGCGCCGAGCGTCACCTCGAGAAAGGCCGCGTCGTCATCTTCGGTGCCGGCGCAGGCCTCCCGTACTTCTCCACCGACACCGTCGCAGCGCAGCGCGCGCTCGAGATCGGCGCGGACGAGGTCCTCGTCGCCAAGAACGGCGTCGACGCGATCTACACCGCCGACCCGAACAAGCACGCCGACGCGGAGCGCATCGAGCGCGTCACGTATCGTGATGCGCTGCAGCGTGGCCTCAAGGTCGTCGACTCGACCGCCTTCAGCCTGTGTATGGACAACAGCATGGACATGCGCGTGTTCGGCATGGAGCCCGCAGGCAACGTGACCCGCGCGTTGCTCGGCGAGCCGATCGGAACCCTCGTCACCGCCTGA
- a CDS encoding glycosyl transferase, giving the protein MRFVWAVVAFVLAAVLIGAGIAQRTFVGPDSQQTQVKIDEPAPFVLLDGDVLRTNPGVQTLIVRGQGDIFGSYGRTADMEAWLADSDYNHVTVDDDSSFAVEHVSPDASAGGEEGEEGEADTGRDPRGSDLWLDSFEKENTLVADNMQLPEGTSMLVAYDGTEDAPDDIVVSWPLDTSTPLAGPLMVAGGIVLLIGLVLYVLGIRHQRRGRGPRRKGPGPLPVTEPIDVAVLPPEERAAIEGSTDTPASADPAPSADTPDTEIEDGEIVDPKENDSKTSMRAKSPARRRRLLAIPALGLTALLAAGCSADSWPQFGDASASPSPSPTVIAPENQKPPAVTEAQAKRILKSVSDTVVEADAALDLDLAATRLDGPALAARTTEYALRTKLTDMAVPAAIPTDDVEVVLPEATDVWPRTVLMLAKSKGDDTEPPVVFMMTQSDPWSNYKVSNMAEMSADAVFPDVAASWLGTSLVPSDSAFLTLPPAELAPAFADVVDSGEKSEFYGLFDDLALNLATSITDSRQAVVKGLADKGAAKTSKAAFDMAPTTDEPISMTTLDSGAIVAVSLTDTETVTPTSSDVVIRFGDNAEAKALTGATESAKGVETTYEFQLFFSVPAQGSTEQIRLLAVHQDLLSVKVIK; this is encoded by the coding sequence GTGCGTTTCGTATGGGCCGTGGTGGCCTTCGTGCTTGCCGCCGTGCTGATCGGGGCGGGGATCGCCCAGCGCACCTTCGTGGGCCCCGACTCGCAGCAGACGCAAGTCAAGATCGATGAGCCTGCACCGTTCGTCCTGCTGGACGGGGACGTGCTCCGGACGAACCCCGGAGTGCAGACCTTGATCGTGCGCGGTCAGGGTGACATCTTCGGCAGCTACGGCAGGACAGCCGACATGGAAGCCTGGCTCGCAGACTCCGACTACAACCACGTCACGGTGGACGACGACAGCAGCTTCGCCGTCGAGCACGTGTCGCCGGACGCGTCGGCCGGTGGCGAAGAGGGCGAAGAGGGCGAAGCCGACACTGGCCGTGATCCCCGTGGCTCCGACCTGTGGCTCGACTCCTTCGAGAAGGAGAACACGCTCGTCGCCGACAACATGCAACTCCCCGAGGGAACGAGCATGCTGGTCGCGTACGACGGCACGGAGGATGCTCCCGACGACATCGTCGTCTCCTGGCCGCTCGACACCTCGACCCCCCTCGCAGGGCCCCTCATGGTCGCCGGCGGCATCGTCCTGCTGATCGGACTCGTCCTGTACGTCCTCGGAATCCGCCACCAGCGTCGTGGACGGGGTCCGCGCCGCAAGGGCCCCGGCCCCCTTCCTGTGACCGAGCCGATCGACGTCGCGGTGCTTCCCCCGGAAGAGCGCGCAGCGATCGAAGGTTCAACGGATACACCGGCCTCCGCCGACCCGGCGCCCTCCGCAGATACCCCGGACACCGAGATCGAAGATGGGGAGATCGTGGACCCCAAGGAGAACGACTCGAAGACGTCGATGCGCGCGAAGAGCCCCGCTCGTCGTCGCCGGCTGCTGGCGATCCCGGCCCTCGGGCTCACTGCCCTTCTCGCTGCCGGGTGTTCCGCCGATTCCTGGCCGCAGTTCGGCGATGCTTCTGCGTCACCCTCGCCCAGCCCGACCGTCATCGCGCCGGAGAATCAGAAGCCCCCCGCCGTGACCGAGGCGCAGGCCAAGCGCATCCTGAAGTCGGTATCCGACACGGTGGTGGAGGCAGACGCCGCACTCGATCTCGACCTGGCCGCCACGCGTCTGGACGGACCGGCTCTCGCCGCCCGCACGACCGAGTACGCGCTGCGGACCAAGCTCACGGACATGGCTGTTCCTGCGGCGATCCCGACGGATGATGTCGAGGTCGTGCTTCCTGAGGCGACCGATGTGTGGCCGCGCACCGTGCTCATGCTCGCGAAGAGCAAGGGCGACGACACCGAGCCGCCCGTTGTGTTCATGATGACGCAGTCAGACCCGTGGTCGAACTACAAGGTCAGCAATATGGCCGAGATGTCCGCGGATGCGGTTTTCCCCGATGTCGCGGCCAGCTGGCTCGGCACGTCGCTCGTCCCGTCGGACTCCGCGTTCCTCACGCTCCCGCCCGCGGAACTCGCCCCGGCGTTCGCCGACGTCGTCGACTCGGGGGAGAAGAGCGAGTTCTACGGCCTGTTCGATGACCTCGCGTTGAATCTCGCGACGTCGATCACCGACAGCCGGCAGGCCGTGGTCAAGGGGCTCGCCGACAAGGGTGCCGCCAAGACGTCCAAGGCGGCATTCGACATGGCGCCGACGACGGATGAGCCCATCTCGATGACCACGCTCGACAGTGGTGCGATCGTCGCGGTTTCTCTGACCGATACCGAGACGGTGACGCCGACGTCTTCCGACGTGGTGATCCGGTTCGGCGACAACGCAGAGGCCAAGGCCCTGACGGGCGCGACGGAATCCGCGAAGGGCGTCGAGACGACGTACGAGTTCCAGCTGTTCTTCTCGGTCCCCGCTCAGGGATCGACGGAGCAGATCAGGCTCCTGGCAGTCCACCAGGACCTCCTTTCCGTGAAGGTGATCAAGTGA
- a CDS encoding phosphatidate cytidylyltransferase, whose product MSDETRDAEEGMPPTRRDARDGTPLDGVPLADAAFPTFDAETIPPRPPLPASSAGAAPVVAGPLDTADHNAIREQWRAARDELENHVSHARDQIDQANERIKQRTGRDLVLAILIGLAFGAALLGSLLFVKALFVPFALAAALLGVYELSRALRASGRRVDVVPQLVAGAFLVLSAYFAEPWLSWVMLFVAVAFVIVWRLIAQMMVKDGRTYGDVLADAVIGGFVQVYVPFLAGVALILLEQEGGQWWVLSFIAVAVAADTGAYAAGLAFGRHPMAPKISPKKTWEGFGGAVLASLVAGVLLAIFLLELPWWAGLIFGASILLSATLGDLGESMLKRDLGIKDMSSWLPGHGGLLDRLDSILPSTIPALCLYFLLSPWVVL is encoded by the coding sequence ATGTCTGACGAAACGCGAGACGCCGAGGAGGGCATGCCGCCGACGCGTAGAGACGCGCGTGATGGCACGCCGCTCGACGGCGTCCCGCTCGCGGACGCCGCCTTCCCGACGTTCGATGCGGAGACCATTCCGCCTCGTCCACCGCTGCCGGCGTCATCCGCCGGTGCGGCGCCCGTCGTGGCCGGGCCGCTCGACACAGCCGACCACAATGCGATCCGGGAGCAGTGGCGGGCCGCGCGGGACGAACTCGAGAACCATGTCTCCCATGCACGCGATCAGATCGATCAGGCGAATGAACGGATAAAACAGCGCACGGGGCGGGACCTCGTTCTGGCGATTCTGATCGGTCTCGCGTTCGGTGCGGCGCTGCTCGGATCGCTGCTCTTCGTCAAAGCGCTGTTCGTGCCGTTCGCTCTGGCCGCGGCACTGCTGGGGGTGTACGAACTCTCTCGGGCTCTGCGGGCCTCCGGCCGCCGGGTCGATGTCGTTCCCCAGCTGGTCGCGGGCGCCTTCCTGGTGCTCTCCGCGTACTTCGCAGAGCCGTGGCTGTCCTGGGTCATGCTCTTCGTGGCGGTCGCGTTCGTGATCGTGTGGCGACTCATCGCCCAGATGATGGTGAAAGACGGCCGTACCTACGGTGACGTCCTCGCGGATGCGGTCATCGGCGGTTTCGTCCAGGTCTACGTCCCGTTCCTCGCCGGCGTCGCTCTCATCCTCCTCGAACAGGAGGGTGGCCAGTGGTGGGTGCTCAGCTTCATCGCCGTCGCGGTCGCCGCTGACACGGGGGCGTACGCGGCGGGTCTCGCTTTCGGACGCCACCCGATGGCCCCGAAGATCAGCCCCAAGAAGACCTGGGAGGGATTCGGCGGCGCTGTCCTCGCTTCCCTGGTTGCCGGCGTGCTGCTCGCCATCTTCCTTCTCGAACTGCCCTGGTGGGCGGGCCTGATCTTCGGCGCGTCGATCCTGCTGTCGGCGACGCTGGGCGATCTCGGGGAATCCATGCTCAAGCGCGATCTCGGCATCAAGGACATGAGTTCTTGGCTTCCCGGGCACGGCGGTCTTCTTGATCGGCTCGACAGCATCCTGCCCTCGACGATCCCGGCGCTCTGCCTCTACTTCCTCCTCTCTCCCTGGGTGGTGCTGTGA